gtctgcctggggtgggatgtagacctcGTTCAGGATAACGCAGGTGAATTCCCTTgagaggtagaagggacggcacttcaccgccaggtgttcgaggtgtggagagcaggagttggacaggactgccacatctgagcaccacgcagagttgaccatgaggcagacgcccctcctctccctttcccagatgccagtgtacggtccatatggtggatggagaacccttcaggctggaccgctgagtctggggagctgggggtgagccatgtctctctgaaacagaacacagagcattccctcagctccctttgataaagcagccttgcccttaagtcctccgctttattttcaagggactgtacgttggccggtaggatagtagggagagggggctgaAGTCCCCTGtgcttcattctgacctgaagtTCTGCccttccggacacaatggaggcttcctctttgtttccaggtactgtgtttaCTGTGCCTGCTGGTTCTGCGGACCTGGGCTGGAACGTTGATATCCCTTTGAGCCTGTTGTGGAGGCCACAGTACTTCAGTGCTGCTACCTGAGGCACCAACGCCTGGCACGGCATGTCAGTGGTCACTACAACCAAATTCTCTGGTAGTGTGAAgggatgagagaggagagaatgCAGTGGATTGCGAGACGACTTGTAATGCCTCTGAGATTCCGCCTGCACTCCCTTCTCCAAGTGTGAATATCTTCCCCTCAGCCAAATACAGTGCTGTTGCAGAGCAAAGCTGTCAGCTCAGATGGGAGTGAAGCAGCATCATGATCTTTGCTGCCCATTAAATGAGATGAGTACATGTTATACTTTGTCTATTCTTGCTGTTTTCCTTTGCACAGCACATTAGCTGAGCCAGTGGCTGTTGCTTGCCCACTGTTTATTTTACAGTACTCAATATAATTTAtgcgcctgttcctgtgctgtactgtacaatactgtactgttctatgagggGCAAAACTCAAACTGCTGGATgaaagctcagcgggtcaggcagcatctgtggagggaacagataGACGATTTTCGGGTTATCTTCAAACTGAGAGCCGTCAGGGGGAGAAGGTTGGAACAGTgaagtgggggcaggacaaagcctggcaagtgataggtggatacaggtgagggggatgaTTAGCAGGTGGGTAGACTAAGTGACGAAGGCAggtggtgaaaaggagacaaatgggTGGTCGCataaggagagaagtggaagagtggagaCATGGTTATGAGAGGAAGGAGACagttgggagggggagataaaaaGGAAAATGGGGGAAAGGAAATTTGGAAGATAAGGATATAAAAAAACAATGCAATTCAAACATTGGCGGCACCATCTCATTTTTCTCCttacacaattaaaaataaagatcTAATGCCCATTCTCTGCCTTGATAAGTTCATACTGGCTGAGGCTGTGTTTTTCTTTCACTGACTTGGTGCGTTTGAGACagattgtaaatcaccagaagccTTTAGCGCAGGTCCTGTGGTGAGCCATCCTTGGGAATATCTCCCACCTACTCCCACTGCCTTCTTCCAGCAGGTAGTGGGAACATCACATCTTCACGGCAGCCCGCACAAGTGTACCGTGTGACCACACGGACAAGATCTCTGGGTCACACCCAGCCGGGTCACTGCTGGAGGTGCTTCAGATCAACCTGGCATCACCCTCTCTGCACAGAGTGGCGAGGAGAGGAGATTATCTGGCATTAGGCAGGACCGGTTAGTCACAAATTTCAAAGCGTTCTCACTGCCTCTGCTGTTAGTGCTGAGTCTGGTCGTTAGATGCACAATTTCATCAGTCTTACACCAAGTGATGGTGCCAACAACAGGGATGGAATTAAATTACAACTCCCCGAATGCTTTGTTTGGATTAAAAATGGAGCAACCTACTGCAATCGCACTGCGGTTTTCCCTTTCAAAGAAAGAAATCAGACTTGCATTTCTACAGCTTCATGAGATCGGGGTTTTAACAGCCAATGACGTATTTCCAAAGTGCACTCATTATGGTGGAAAACGCAGATCTAATTTGGACGCAGCAAGCTCCTGTGGTTATATACAACAATTACATAATAATCAGGTGTTTGGTCGTTAGTTGAGAAGTTAGAGTGATATTCAAGGATGAAGTAGCACATCATAACATTGTAATAGGGGGAGGATTGTCAGAAATGCAATTCAGGAAAAGagtcttccctgctgttatcagcaaggatgtctgaagaagggtctagatccaaaacgtcacccattccttccctgtctgtcccactgattcactccagcattttgtgtctatctaaggataTAAtgccaatctcccaacctacctcattgcagaccctgcactttattttatctgcacttttgCTGTAactgtaagtcaagtcaagtcaagtcaagtcaagtttatttgtcacatacacatacgagatgtgcagtgaaatgaaagtggcaatgctcgcggatttttgtgcaaaagacaaacaacaaaacaaccaaacaaattataaacacaatcataacacacatattcttttacataataaataatggaaggaaaaacgttcagtagagttaggcgtttacagtccgaattgcctctgggaagaaactccttctcaacctctcctttctcaccgcatggcaacggaggcgtttgcctgaccgtagcagctggaacagtccgttgcaggggtggaaggggtctcccatgattttatttgctctggagttgcacctcctgttgtatagttcctgcaggggggcgagtgaagttcacatagtgcgttcggccgaacgcactactctctgcagagccttcttgtccttggcagagcaattcccaaaccagatggtaatgttcccggacaagatgctttccatcgccgctgcgtagaagcactggaggatcctcagagacactctgaatttcctcaattgcctgaggtggtaaaggcgctgccttgccttactcacgagtgctgaggcgtgtgatgcccatgtcatatcctcggagatgtggactcccagatatttaaaacagttcaccctatccacaggatccccatttatcctcaatggagtgttcGAACACTGTAACCCtgctctctttgcactacctgttacaTTGTGTATGGTTTAATTGGACTCACACATGAGTAGTTTTTTTTACCGTATTTcgatacatgtaacaataatgaaCCAATTTCAATGTTTTGAATTTCATTACAACAGTGGGAATAAagcagatacacagatacagccCAGTTGTtctgtgtagacacaaggaactgcagatgctggttaacaaacaaagatacagagtgttggagtaactcagcgggtcaggcagcatttctggaagatgtggataggcgacgtttcggattagAACCCTCtgaagatcccgacccgaaacgtcgcctatctatgTCTTGCAGAGTAACTGCCtcatttgctgagttactccagtaccttaTGTCTCTAGTTGTTCTTTGTAGTTGCTCCCTACCTTGctgtgagagaggaggaggaagcaaTGCTCATGAAAATCTTAATCATTGCCATCTTACAAATATCAGCTGCAGAACCTGCATAAGCAACGACACATGGAAAACAGTATTAGTGCACAAATCCACAACCACACAGCCAATCATACTGTCCCAGGTTATTGCCACTACTGCAGAATAACAGGTTCAAATCACAACTGCCCATAGAATTTTTCCCAGGGGagggattcaagaactagagggtatgggtttaaggtgagaggaacctgagggacaacatttacaCACAGatggtaataaaaatgaactgcagatgtttttttatacgaaagatagacacaaaatcctttaataaccagcgggtcaggcagaatctttggagaaaatatataggtaatgtttcagtttAGGACCCTTTGAAGAAaagtcctaacccgaaacgtcaccaatccattttctccagaggtgctgcctgacctgttgagttatgggcttgtcccacaggcgattttttcggcgactgtcatagtcgtcgcaggtcgccgaaaaaccggcgactggaccccccgtacgacaatgtctacaaccacctacctcctagtcgatgtcaagctatggcaagctactgacaactggCGACCAttcggacgtccacctacgacaatctacgcccacccgtgacaagctacgacaaggtaagacaattcagttgccggtacctgtcgctggttgacataggttgacgtaggtagtcgccaatggaattcaccgaagtcggcaccggcgacaacctacgtcatcctggcaacaacctaccatagcacctacatcaggagaagtcaagattCGCTCATATGCACCAAACCCAATGTCGCCAAAAaaattccaacatgttgaaaattttgcggcgaccagaaagatgcaacAACTCTTTGCACGACTGAGGGGACTACTCACGACCCATACAGGCgatcaccggcgaacatgtggctacagccaagtcgcctgtagtcgcctaaaatatcgcctaagtgggacaggcccattactccagtattttgtgtctatcttacatgggtttatggaacaagctgccagatgtcgTGGTTGAgccgataacaacatttaaaagatatttgggcaggtacgtAGGTGGGAAAGATATGGACGGATATGGGTCAATCTaggtaaatgggaccagcttagatggtgcCTCTTGGTTGGTATgaacgggttgggctgaagggcctggttcctggttcatatgctgtatgactccatgactctgttgGACAAACTACTCAACACTCCCAGGCTGTAAGGTTTCTTATATGATTACAGCTCAAGATAGAATGCGGAATATAGAAaactacagcacaggaccaggccttttggcccacgatgtctgtaccGTACATGATGCCGTGTGaaactaatctcatcagcctgcacatgatccatttctctccattgcctgtacttccatgtgcctatctaaaagctcttAAGCACCActgtcatatttgcctccacccctggcaatgtattccagggacccaccactctctgtgtaaaaaaacttgcccctgcacatctcctatatactttgcccttctcacctttaaAGCAATGCGCTCCTGTACCCattccaaaaaaaagacacaaaatgctggagttcctTACTTGGATCTacgttgacatttccaccctggggaataaAGGTTCTGACAATCTCCCctttctgtgcctctcataatgatatatacttttatcaggtctccctcccctcagcctctgacgagcagagaaaacaatccaagtttgtctaacctctccttatggcttataccttctaatccaggtcgGTAGACTGCTAGACCGAGCAGAATTTATTCTTCTTACCTTGAACTACAAAGTTGACGGCCTGTCTCTCTGCTTGATTTCGGGCACTGTAGTCTTGTGAGTTGATGAGAAGGAACGATCTCTTGCGCCCCATAATTGAAACAACGTGACCTAATAGAACAGGAGGACACATGTCATCTCCATTACACTGCAGATCTTTAAAATGAATAATTCTCCACGGACCCTGTCTATGATAATCAGCTGGCCCTTAAGAAATCTCACCGGGATATGATGGGCCTGGTGTTCTAATGTACATCTAAATAGTTCTGTGAACGTTTCTAAGGATAACAAATGCCAGAGGGCCTTAAGAGGCAGCAGACATCATTACACTGAAACTGTACCTGCAGGTGCATTTccagagtccagagtgttttattgtcgtatatcccaaaaaggaacaatgaaattcttactcaaaGAGCTGTGGTCTATAGGTGACAGAGTGGCACAGCGAGTGGAGCTGCTGCATCACGGcctcctgagacccgggttcaatcccgacctctgccgctgactgtatggagtttgcacgttctcccacctGCTCCGGTGttcttccatatcccaaagatgtaagAGTTGGTAGGTTAATAGGCCGCTGTAATTGACCCCTTGTAAGAGGGTGAGTGGGAGAATCCTGGGGGTATTGaggggaatgtgaggagaataaaatgagattagaGCGTAAAAATGGATGGCtggatgatgggccgaagggccggcttCTGTGGTGTCTGACACTCTGACTCAGAACAAGAAAAGAGGAAGAGAGCAAGGTAGGAAGAGAACAgaaatgaggagggagagagagaaacagagagagagagaaaaggagagagaaagagaattatAGCAAGAAAAGGAAGGAAgcagtagaacacaaagtgctggagtaattcagagggtcaggagAGCAGCATCTTTAGGGGACATAGATACATGacttttcgagtcaggacccttcaagagatgttacctgatcccctgagctactccaacgctttgtgttctatgcaaaattcaagttccttgtgtctccaaggaaGGAAGCTATATTGATGCCCTGAAAGttcatgggaatgtggggagaatagatTACAGGGAAAATTTGTGGGAAATGGGATTGCCCTTTTGACCAGCATAGACTTGACACACCGAAAAGGCATCCTTGTATGTCTTAAGGAAGTACGGCACGGTTTGGACTGGGATGATGGAGTTAAAACTGGGTAGCTCTTTTTCAATAGGCATAATAGGTTGTTTGACCTCCTCTGGGTGTACTTCTTCTATGCTTCCAATATAAAATGTTGAAACACTTGAACTGCAGGCTACAGATGAACTGGCTCCTTAGCAACGAGTCGACAAAAAGGCTTTCTCACAGACTGGAGACCAGCTTCACAAAAGATTATCTTTGCATTTCCCAGTAAGAACCAAATTATTGACAATTTGGGAAATATTCATCTCAGATCTCTGAGGAGGAAATATGCTTTTCACATCATTTAGCTCACTTCAGAGAGAATTTGTAATATAAATTTACAGTAGCAACTTCTCTCTGAAGTTGAGAACTAAAAAAACAATCTGGGGCCGCAGAGGGAGTTAAATGGAGACCACACAGCCtcgagaaagcagccaacataatcaaggagtacaacacaaagtgctggagtaactcagcaggtcaggcagcatctgtggagagaatggacaaactgCTCTTCGGATTGGAggctttcttcagaatgattcaatgattcttcGATTATTGTCATTATGGTTGTATCTTGGTTGAGGATCTGGATCATTGTCATTGATATCAAAGCTTGCATTAGGATCATAATTTGCAGCCaaatctgggtctgaagaagggccccaacacaatatgtcatctatccattccctccacagatgctgccttgactcactgagttagtcctgcactttgtgttctgctgaagattctagcatctgcagttacttgtgtcaaCCTCTCACACCCTGCCATTCCATCATCTCACCTTGTGTTTGCTAGTTTCTAGCTTATGATTTATGGAtctgcaagttttttttaatttgggaaTGTATACCGATATGATGTGAATTTTTGACAACACTTGGAATCGAGTTACTCAAATGACCAAATACACCGTTTTATTCAGCTTCGCATGATTCTCACATTCTCCCACCAGGTCCCCAATTCCTCCCCTGCTGCCTGTGATCCAAGTCACTCTCCCTTCCGTTAGACAGAGTCCAGTGTTGAAACTTATCAAGGGCCacgatgtccatgccgaacatgattccaagttaaactaatcccgtctgcctgcacgtgatccatatccctctgttccctgcatatccacgtgcctatctaaaaacctcataAAAGTCACTGCCATACCTGTTTCCGCCACCCCCTTGGAAGTGCGGTCCAGGCACTCATCATTGCTATAGTCATagaccacggaaacaggcccttcagcccaactcgtccatgccaagcaagattccccatctaagctagtttcatttggctgcatttagcccatatccctctaaacctttcctatccttgtacctgtccaagtgtcttttaaatactgttatagtatctgcctcaactacctcctccagcagctcgttccatatgcacaCCACCCATTATCTGTTGCACTCATGTACGGCACGATAAATAAAAaacccaatatagtgcaaaaacaaaaaaacaaattccCCAGTATACCCAGGCAGTGCGTATTTCTGAGTTtaggtgaaagacctggataaagtagatgtggagaggatgtttccactagggggaaagtctaggaccaaaggccatagcttcgtaataaaaggacatgcctttagaaaggagatgaggagtaatttcttcagtcagggggtggtgaatctgtggaattcattgcactacatcctgtggaggccaagtcattgcatatttttaaggcagagattgacagattcttgattaataagtgtgtcaacggttatggggagaaggcaggagaatagagttgagtgggaaagataatcagccatgattgaatggcggagtagacttgatggactactATAACATGAACTTTTGTTGCAG
This portion of the Leucoraja erinacea ecotype New England chromosome 3, Leri_hhj_1, whole genome shotgun sequence genome encodes:
- the LOC129695369 gene encoding DNA polymerase nu-like — protein: MCPPVLLGHVVSIMGRKRSFLLINSQDYSARNQAERQAVNFVVQGSAADICKMAMIKIFMSIASSSSLTARLVAQIHDELLFEVEDAQIHETAELVKSTMESLQSMEAVGVHLKVPLKVSLRTGKSWGSMKEL